The following coding sequences lie in one Myxococcales bacterium genomic window:
- a CDS encoding ABC transporter substrate-binding protein — MAFDELSFIPIKLLFDGLLDYDHEAKIVPQLAEEMPTVSADGRVFTFRLRKNIRFHDGTPVTTEDVRWSMEHMLDPNVGSPGFTFYSQLEGLTEYRAGISGHIRGIAVLDSHTIQFHLKAPDQTFLSAMAMTFAYPVPRTLYEQHPQEVSKKPIGTGPFVLAEWEQGVRLVFKRNRHYWDSTKPYVDRIVFLENLTRDAAIMRFRTGEIDHAHRFSPSDYLYFTQSKAWRPYQVQDPEKDIWGVVMNCEIPPFTNVHVRRAVSFALDREGWSRARNHRLRPTGQPIPPGILGYDPELPGRQVYDLARAKEEMRLAGYPHGIQQEVELWIGPGTTGRFYGELTQQDLSKIGINVRLKPVAFALYIEESGKPGRVPMMISGWSQDFPDPADFMDILFHSRAIHDHDSENRSFYRNPKLDILLDRARIELNVERRRLLYVEAQKIVTHDAPWAFMWNDVRLEAWQPYVKNYRPHPVWSQLVRDVWLDLPKHRVADGTLKRAMDRRVAALPQMDVKPW; from the coding sequence ATGGCGTTCGATGAGCTTTCCTTTATCCCAATCAAACTGCTCTTTGATGGGCTACTCGATTATGATCACGAAGCTAAAATAGTACCGCAGCTTGCCGAAGAGATGCCCACTGTCTCGGCGGACGGGCGAGTCTTCACGTTTCGATTGCGAAAGAACATTCGTTTCCATGACGGCACCCCTGTCACAACGGAAGATGTCCGATGGTCCATGGAGCATATGCTCGATCCCAACGTGGGCTCCCCGGGGTTTACTTTCTATTCTCAACTTGAAGGACTCACTGAATATCGCGCAGGAATAAGCGGCCATATTCGAGGAATCGCCGTACTCGATTCCCACACGATACAGTTTCATCTCAAGGCCCCCGATCAGACATTCCTTAGTGCCATGGCAATGACCTTTGCCTACCCGGTGCCCCGGACTCTTTACGAGCAGCATCCGCAAGAAGTCAGTAAGAAGCCCATTGGGACAGGACCATTCGTCCTAGCGGAGTGGGAGCAGGGGGTGCGGTTGGTCTTCAAGCGGAACCGTCATTACTGGGACAGCACAAAACCCTATGTCGACCGCATTGTGTTTCTTGAAAACCTGACGCGTGACGCTGCCATCATGCGGTTTCGGACGGGTGAAATCGACCATGCCCATCGGTTCTCTCCCTCTGATTATCTCTACTTTACCCAGTCTAAGGCGTGGAGGCCGTATCAGGTTCAAGATCCAGAGAAAGACATTTGGGGCGTCGTGATGAATTGTGAGATCCCGCCGTTTACCAATGTACATGTACGGCGTGCCGTATCGTTTGCATTAGACCGCGAGGGATGGAGCCGGGCACGCAACCATCGATTGCGCCCCACCGGGCAACCCATTCCTCCCGGTATCTTAGGATACGATCCCGAACTTCCCGGTAGGCAGGTCTACGACCTGGCGCGCGCCAAGGAAGAAATGCGGCTCGCCGGTTATCCGCACGGAATTCAACAGGAGGTCGAACTATGGATAGGCCCTGGCACCACCGGCCGCTTTTATGGAGAACTCACCCAACAGGATCTGTCGAAGATTGGCATCAATGTGCGCCTTAAACCCGTCGCCTTTGCTCTTTACATCGAAGAGAGCGGAAAGCCCGGTCGCGTTCCCATGATGATCTCCGGCTGGAGCCAAGATTTTCCCGACCCGGCTGATTTTATGGACATTCTTTTTCATAGCCGCGCCATTCATGACCACGATTCGGAGAACCGGTCGTTTTATAGGAATCCCAAGTTGGACATTTTGTTGGATCGCGCGCGCATAGAATTGAACGTTGAAAGACGTCGATTGCTGTACGTCGAGGCACAAAAGATTGTGACGCACGATGCCCCCTGGGCGTTCATGTGGAACGACGTACGCCTTGAGGCATGGCAGCCGTACGTAAAAAATTATCGTCCTCACCCGGTCTGGTCCCAATTGGTGCGCGATGTGTGGTTGGATTTGCCTAAGCACCGCGTCGCTGATGGCACATTGAAGCGCGCCATGGATCGGCGCGTGGCTGCGTTGCCGCAGATGGATGTTAAGCCGTGGTAG
- a CDS encoding ABC transporter permease gives MVDLLRFAIKRVAWAIFVLFLVISGVFFLVRGIGDPARARFGPQAQRSVIEAYRKQHGLDKPLIHQYGAYMSGLMRGDAGTARQTDLPVLEVIGSRLPRTLLLGAVAMAFELCLGLTLGIIAAMYRNTWLDTGVMGLSFVGISAPTFLTGLLFLNWWAFRLGWFPVGGSGLGPRDELYHVILPAFTLAIFGAATYARLMRGELIEKLQSDYVRTARAKGLNRIQVVVVHGARNALLPIVTLMGLQLQTLVSGAIITETIYAYPGLGRLAWEALNSWDDTLILGVTSISCAGVLIGNMLADIGVASLDPRIRLNEG, from the coding sequence GTGGTAGATCTCTTACGCTTTGCCATCAAACGTGTGGCGTGGGCCATTTTCGTGCTTTTTCTCGTGATAAGTGGGGTGTTTTTCCTTGTACGTGGCATCGGAGATCCTGCACGCGCACGATTCGGGCCGCAGGCGCAGCGATCCGTTATCGAAGCCTATCGAAAGCAACACGGGTTGGATAAGCCGTTGATCCACCAATACGGTGCTTACATGTCCGGACTTATGCGAGGGGATGCCGGCACGGCACGGCAGACCGACCTTCCTGTGCTCGAAGTCATAGGTAGCCGGCTTCCACGAACGCTGCTTCTGGGGGCTGTAGCCATGGCATTCGAACTCTGTCTTGGGTTGACATTGGGCATTATTGCCGCGATGTACCGGAACACATGGCTTGATACGGGCGTCATGGGCCTATCATTCGTGGGGATCAGCGCGCCTACATTTCTCACTGGCTTGCTTTTTCTCAACTGGTGGGCATTCCGTCTGGGCTGGTTTCCCGTTGGGGGATCGGGCTTAGGGCCACGCGACGAGTTGTATCATGTCATACTGCCAGCCTTCACGTTGGCGATATTTGGCGCAGCGACCTATGCGCGCCTCATGCGCGGCGAACTCATAGAAAAACTGCAATCCGATTACGTCCGCACAGCGCGCGCAAAAGGGTTGAACCGCATACAGGTTGTAGTCGTTCACGGAGCGAGGAACGCCCTCTTGCCAATCGTGACGTTGATGGGGCTTCAGCTTCAAACACTTGTGTCGGGCGCCATTATCACAGAAACGATTTATGCCTACCCGGGACTTGGGCGCTTGGCGTGGGAGGCTCTAAACAGTTGGGATGACACATTGATCCTAGGAGTCACAAGCATATCGTGCGCAGGCGTGTTGATAGGCAATATGCTTGCGGATATCGGCGTTGCCTCGCTCGATCCTCGCATTCGCTTGAACGAGGGGTAG
- the pgsA gene encoding CDP-diacylglycerol--glycerol-3-phosphate 3-phosphatidyltransferase produces the protein MRSTSINVPNLLTVLRVLMIPIVLVLIYGLTPKMCFWAGMVYALAIITDALDGWLARKQNLISLLGKFLDPLADKLIVMAILVVLVDLARAPAWLVVVIIARELTISTLRSVAVGQGMVIAAGRGGKDKTAFQMLGLLLLILHYPYILYFGFFTISVDLHQAGLLLLYISVAFALMSGIEYLRAFVGYRPSQSTAATDHVM, from the coding sequence ATGCGTAGCACTTCCATAAACGTTCCGAATCTACTGACAGTGCTGCGTGTGCTGATGATTCCGATTGTGCTCGTGTTGATCTACGGGCTCACGCCCAAGATGTGTTTCTGGGCGGGTATGGTGTACGCGTTGGCCATCATCACTGACGCCCTCGATGGATGGCTGGCCCGTAAACAGAACCTTATTAGCTTGCTCGGGAAGTTCTTGGATCCACTGGCCGACAAGTTAATCGTGATGGCCATTCTTGTCGTGTTGGTCGATCTCGCACGAGCCCCGGCATGGCTCGTGGTGGTCATCATTGCTCGCGAACTCACGATCAGCACCTTGCGAAGTGTTGCTGTGGGGCAAGGTATGGTCATCGCCGCTGGAAGGGGCGGCAAAGACAAAACAGCCTTTCAAATGTTGGGTCTCCTGTTGCTCATTCTCCACTATCCCTACATCCTGTACTTTGGATTTTTTACGATTTCCGTGGACCTGCACCAAGCCGGCCTTCTCTTGCTGTACATTAGCGTCGCGTTCGCTCTCATGAGCGGTATAGAGTACCTGCGAGCCTTCGTGGGATACCGGCCTTCACAGTCGACTGCCGCCACCGACCATGTTATGTGA
- a CDS encoding universal stress protein: MTLNTNTLEPTPTSTCPGALVSIESQIPLSGRKSFRGEGREAVKLRHIVCPVDICDTEQPALQQALQMAQAHSARVHVVYVYQTPFWFVQDLSAIMAREIDRVLARELAKATGDSISLQRHVLEGQPFERIMEIARQTGADVIVAQKSARPISTLPWKTTIADRLEEQPSIRVITVS; this comes from the coding sequence ATGACACTTAATACAAACACGTTAGAGCCCACGCCAACATCGACATGCCCTGGTGCACTCGTTTCCATTGAATCCCAGATACCTCTATCTGGTCGTAAATCATTCCGTGGTGAGGGACGGGAAGCGGTGAAGCTGCGGCACATCGTTTGCCCGGTTGATATTTGCGATACGGAGCAGCCCGCGTTACAGCAAGCGCTTCAAATGGCTCAAGCACACAGCGCGCGCGTTCACGTCGTCTATGTGTACCAAACGCCTTTTTGGTTCGTTCAGGATCTCAGTGCAATTATGGCGCGGGAGATTGATCGCGTGCTGGCGCGCGAGCTCGCCAAAGCGACCGGAGACTCCATATCGCTTCAGCGACACGTGCTCGAAGGGCAGCCTTTTGAGCGAATTATGGAAATCGCGAGGCAGACAGGCGCCGACGTTATCGTGGCGCAAAAGTCGGCACGTCCTATATCTACATTGCCATGGAAAACCACGATTGCCGATCGCTTGGAGGAACAGCCCAGCATACGCGTAATCACGGTCTCCTAG
- a CDS encoding tetratricopeptide repeat protein, translating into MATVHPASGTGLRDDFVYHLYRGSDLLMQDRLTEARYELERALDMQPEDERGQGMLAGAYFRLGMYPLAVEVYEKLAQRHASDPILQLNLGLSLLRASSPQKAIRHLRFVVDAEPDHLRAWKYLGTAYWQLGQMQEAYAAFTKAGADELIARVKTHLERQVAEAHAGIASPPGLEFSGTLPKLGFDSTRPETWPLSENRTLAPSNISGVRSRHVSHAPARNVGDVAAAGRDSNPWLVSPGGDNPIVIAPDGSLRISTHQAPVVARTSHMVAIEGDIQSERLPWRCFGRPQAQRGASAHDDLSHLRGAARIVMAPGPKRSYYAVKLHSSSPVVLREASVAAFCGNVEHEHSYLPSGGETPMLQLRGDGTVFLVTDAPPSLLSVIHQRTVRIHSDMLIGWSGDVLVMAGATAPKSMGESPAWLCFRGDGMLFARFRPQRVS; encoded by the coding sequence ATGGCTACCGTCCATCCCGCGAGCGGAACGGGTTTACGCGATGACTTTGTCTATCATCTCTACCGAGGCTCAGACCTGTTGATGCAAGATCGCCTCACGGAGGCGAGATATGAGCTCGAGAGGGCGCTCGACATGCAACCCGAAGACGAGCGGGGTCAGGGCATGCTCGCAGGCGCATACTTTCGTTTGGGCATGTACCCCCTTGCCGTCGAAGTCTACGAGAAACTTGCGCAGCGGCATGCAAGCGATCCGATTCTACAACTGAATCTCGGTCTTTCATTGCTCCGTGCCAGCTCACCTCAAAAAGCAATTCGTCATTTGAGATTCGTCGTCGACGCCGAGCCCGACCACTTGCGGGCGTGGAAGTATCTGGGCACCGCGTACTGGCAGCTCGGTCAGATGCAAGAAGCCTATGCAGCCTTCACGAAGGCAGGGGCCGATGAGCTTATTGCTCGCGTAAAGACGCATCTAGAGCGTCAAGTCGCAGAAGCGCACGCCGGCATTGCCAGCCCGCCTGGACTGGAGTTTTCGGGGACCCTCCCGAAGCTTGGCTTCGATTCGACACGCCCCGAGACGTGGCCTTTGTCGGAGAATCGCACATTGGCTCCGTCCAATATTTCGGGAGTCAGATCACGCCATGTGTCACATGCTCCCGCGCGGAATGTCGGAGACGTGGCGGCGGCCGGCAGGGATAGCAACCCATGGTTGGTCTCGCCCGGAGGTGACAACCCAATCGTGATCGCCCCTGACGGATCGTTGCGCATATCGACGCATCAGGCGCCGGTCGTGGCAAGAACCTCCCATATGGTAGCAATCGAGGGAGACATACAATCGGAGCGCCTCCCGTGGCGGTGTTTTGGCCGTCCCCAAGCGCAGAGAGGCGCCTCAGCGCACGATGATCTCTCCCATTTGCGTGGCGCTGCGCGGATCGTAATGGCTCCCGGCCCCAAAAGGTCATACTACGCTGTTAAACTCCATTCGAGTTCTCCAGTCGTGTTGCGCGAAGCGTCGGTAGCGGCGTTCTGTGGCAATGTTGAACACGAACACAGTTACCTTCCCTCTGGCGGTGAGACTCCGATGTTGCAACTGAGGGGAGATGGCACCGTTTTTCTAGTCACCGATGCGCCACCATCTTTGCTATCGGTGATACATCAGCGAACAGTCCGCATACACTCCGACATGTTAATAGGCTGGAGTGGGGACGTGCTGGTAATGGCAGGGGCCACGGCGCCCAAGAGCATGGGGGAGAGCCCCGCTTGGCTTTGTTTTCGCGGCGATGGAATGCTGTTTGCCAGATTTCGACCGCAGAGGGTTAGTTAG
- a CDS encoding universal stress protein: MPEITRILTPLDFSDASNHAFAYAVELASKLKAEIHAAHVYQLPVYTFTEGAVTAGPEVVTKIVDASTDALNKIADQYKGSGVVIHTHVLEGAPHDSILETAKKLGIDLIVMGTHGRSGLTRFLLGSVAERVVRASPIPVLTIRSEN; encoded by the coding sequence ATGCCAGAAATCACCCGCATTCTAACCCCTCTCGACTTCTCCGACGCCTCGAATCACGCGTTTGCCTACGCTGTCGAGCTTGCGAGCAAGCTGAAGGCCGAGATTCACGCGGCGCACGTGTATCAATTGCCGGTATACACATTCACCGAAGGCGCTGTGACCGCCGGCCCTGAGGTCGTGACTAAAATCGTCGACGCATCGACTGATGCGCTAAACAAGATCGCCGACCAGTACAAGGGCTCAGGCGTGGTGATACATACCCATGTCCTTGAAGGCGCGCCCCACGACAGCATCCTGGAAACCGCCAAGAAGCTCGGTATCGATTTAATCGTGATGGGCACCCATGGCCGAAGCGGGCTAACGCGTTTCTTGCTTGGAAGCGTTGCCGAACGGGTTGTGCGCGCCTCGCCCATCCCTGTCCTCACCATTCGAAGCGAAAACTAG
- a CDS encoding DNA-binding protein, translated as MLATESKQLRRILGRMERGEEVIEAFLSLAHERNVRSAWVTALGAFEWVELVEYDQVQRVYKAPRLFNSPCEILSLTGNVSFKDGSPFAHLHTTVSRETDNGIQVLGGHVVRGLVFACEFMVECCDDLALQRRYDAVTGLHLWTPELGSVSMSGMPSPRTNPSRPSEPTPMAPSASSGYPSNLPSSAGRATRPTPPPPYAAQVPPDSWGDEDPQIGDWLEHSQYGLCQIEHIASDGAWTVRLASGAFKTLRLDFFRASLRQTQGAERVFTLRPRRS; from the coding sequence ATGTTAGCCACGGAGTCCAAGCAGCTTCGTCGTATTCTCGGTCGCATGGAGCGCGGCGAAGAAGTCATTGAGGCCTTTTTAAGCCTTGCACATGAGCGGAACGTTCGGAGCGCATGGGTCACCGCACTTGGCGCGTTTGAGTGGGTGGAGTTGGTCGAATACGATCAGGTTCAGCGGGTGTATAAAGCACCGCGGCTTTTTAACAGCCCGTGTGAGATTCTTTCTCTCACTGGGAATGTATCTTTTAAGGATGGCTCACCGTTTGCGCATCTGCATACGACCGTGTCCCGAGAAACCGACAACGGGATCCAGGTGCTCGGAGGACATGTGGTTCGAGGGTTGGTGTTTGCATGTGAGTTCATGGTCGAGTGCTGCGATGATCTTGCCTTGCAGCGGAGATACGATGCGGTGACCGGGCTGCACCTCTGGACGCCGGAGCTCGGGTCGGTGTCCATGTCAGGCATGCCCTCACCACGCACAAATCCGTCCCGGCCGTCCGAGCCGACACCGATGGCGCCCTCCGCGAGTTCGGGGTATCCCAGCAACCTGCCGTCCTCGGCAGGGCGCGCCACCCGTCCCACGCCGCCGCCGCCCTATGCTGCGCAAGTCCCCCCCGATTCCTGGGGCGACGAGGATCCTCAGATAGGGGATTGGCTAGAGCATTCGCAATATGGCTTGTGCCAAATTGAGCACATCGCCTCCGATGGCGCATGGACCGTGCGGCTCGCAAGTGGCGCATTCAAGACATTGCGGCTCGATTTTTTTCGGGCGTCTTTGCGCCAGACTCAGGGCGCCGAGCGCGTGTTTACGCTTCGTCCCCGTCGCTCTTAG
- a CDS encoding cytochrome c3 family protein, producing the protein MRSVGIGMFLALAILGMGAWQQASAIKAKSLGKRSPIIYPRQQIALRMNHAHPAHRKLRCVVCHTDAGKSRRVEDVLIPKESTCQPCHASDTRAASAPAARKEIGKRCEFCHIGYGTNPKAPAWVPQSRFPHARLRFSHARHIQQGMRCLSCHEGINDAKQGTRAHLPSMRQCLGCHGNPNADKKRDKKGRPSGTCSTCHLSKPDGKLRTRYPEGWLNPPAWLYGMHHDADFIVRHRWIAADHGPLCESCHTQKDCLDCHDGRIRPVSIHPNDFLSTHAQLARREGQRCTTCHSTQSFCAGCHARIGVSMLSAPEVRAKGRFHPDTAQWVGGPSLHAREARRSLSTCISCHAERDCVSCHGGLGIGAGLSPHGPGFLSKCREQKRANDRACRTCHVDTTALCP; encoded by the coding sequence ATGAGGTCCGTCGGGATTGGGATGTTCCTCGCTCTAGCAATCTTAGGCATGGGCGCATGGCAGCAGGCCAGCGCGATAAAAGCAAAATCGTTAGGGAAGCGTTCGCCTATCATATATCCTCGGCAGCAGATTGCGCTCCGTATGAACCACGCGCATCCGGCGCACCGCAAACTACGGTGCGTGGTGTGCCATACGGATGCGGGCAAAAGTCGCCGCGTCGAAGATGTGCTCATTCCAAAGGAAAGCACGTGCCAGCCGTGCCATGCTTCGGACACCCGCGCCGCGAGCGCACCAGCTGCGAGGAAAGAAATTGGGAAGCGCTGTGAGTTTTGCCACATAGGGTACGGGACGAATCCGAAGGCGCCAGCATGGGTGCCACAATCGAGATTCCCCCATGCGCGCTTACGCTTTTCCCATGCCCGCCATATTCAACAGGGTATGCGCTGTCTGAGTTGCCATGAGGGGATTAATGACGCCAAGCAGGGCACGCGCGCCCACTTGCCGAGCATGCGGCAATGCCTCGGCTGTCATGGAAATCCCAACGCGGACAAGAAGCGCGACAAAAAGGGGCGCCCTTCTGGCACCTGTTCCACGTGCCATTTGAGCAAGCCCGACGGGAAGCTCCGCACCCGTTATCCAGAGGGATGGTTGAATCCGCCAGCTTGGCTTTATGGTATGCATCATGATGCAGACTTTATCGTGCGCCACAGGTGGATAGCCGCGGACCATGGGCCGCTTTGCGAGAGTTGTCACACCCAGAAGGATTGCTTGGACTGTCACGATGGGCGCATTCGACCGGTTAGTATTCACCCCAATGATTTTCTCAGCACCCATGCGCAGCTTGCTCGACGTGAGGGTCAGCGCTGCACGACGTGTCACAGCACGCAGTCGTTTTGCGCCGGCTGTCATGCGCGCATAGGCGTCTCGATGCTCTCGGCGCCCGAGGTGCGGGCAAAAGGGCGCTTTCACCCCGATACGGCGCAATGGGTGGGCGGGCCTTCTTTGCACGCCCGGGAAGCGCGGCGCTCATTAAGTACTTGCATAAGTTGCCATGCCGAGCGCGATTGCGTCAGCTGCCATGGGGGACTCGGCATTGGCGCGGGCCTGTCGCCGCATGGACCTGGATTCTTATCCAAGTGTCGAGAACAAAAACGCGCCAACGATCGCGCATGTCGCACCTGTCACGTCGATACAACCGCGCTCTGTCCATGA
- a CDS encoding DNA-binding protein — translation MEKDETTVATEGPSLEESNEAPLTYGSLALAVDPEPLPEGPDKERRGRRKRRARTRARTISIRRLSKTELNQGRVLYPESDYWKPVTRSECSSTERPCPFVSCKYHLYLDIHPVRGSIKVNFPDLEVWEMTETCALDIADRGGITLEEVGEIMNLTRERVRQVETQGLSKLQEHEHVDRLKDYVS, via the coding sequence ATGGAGAAAGACGAAACGACTGTGGCGACCGAAGGACCATCTTTAGAGGAAAGCAACGAAGCGCCGTTGACTTATGGAAGTTTAGCCTTGGCCGTCGATCCTGAGCCGTTGCCAGAGGGTCCTGATAAGGAACGCCGCGGGCGCAGAAAGCGTCGCGCACGCACACGGGCACGGACAATCTCAATCCGCCGGCTCAGTAAAACAGAGCTCAACCAAGGCCGCGTGCTCTATCCCGAATCCGATTACTGGAAGCCCGTCACCCGTTCAGAATGCTCAAGCACGGAACGCCCGTGTCCGTTTGTCTCATGCAAGTACCATTTGTACTTGGATATTCATCCAGTGCGTGGGTCCATCAAAGTTAATTTCCCCGATCTCGAGGTCTGGGAGATGACAGAAACCTGTGCCCTCGATATCGCTGATCGCGGCGGCATTACCCTCGAAGAGGTGGGAGAGATCATGAATCTCACCCGTGAACGCGTGCGTCAGGTGGAGACCCAGGGCTTATCGAAGCTGCAGGAACATGAACATGTCGATAGGCTCAAAGACTACGTGAGCTAG
- a CDS encoding cytochrome C oxidase subunit IV family protein: MSIPSSVSTKDDGQVHAHISSWQLYVGILVALLTLTAATVAISLVPLGSLNLTAAVLIATIKASLVVTFFMHLRHDNRFHSLVFLSSLFFVAIFLVYTFNDTSRRGQVDPYNGARISPSTGEVAPGGRP, encoded by the coding sequence ATGTCGATACCTTCTTCAGTTTCCACAAAAGACGATGGGCAAGTGCACGCGCATATTTCCTCGTGGCAGCTGTATGTCGGCATCCTAGTGGCTCTGTTGACATTGACGGCGGCGACAGTGGCGATCTCGCTTGTGCCGCTTGGGAGTCTGAATTTGACCGCAGCGGTGCTGATTGCGACCATCAAAGCAAGCTTGGTTGTTACGTTTTTTATGCACCTGCGTCACGACAACCGCTTTCATTCACTGGTGTTTTTGAGCTCGCTCTTTTTCGTAGCGATTTTCTTGGTTTATACGTTTAACGATACGTCACGGCGTGGCCAAGTAGACCCCTATAATGGCGCGCGAATCTCCCCCAGCACCGGAGAAGTGGCGCCGGGCGGGCGGCCTTGA
- a CDS encoding cytochrome c oxidase subunit 3 family protein, with translation MTSTPAPHTDAHPKFLQHHFDTPAQQFDTAKLGMWLFLTQEVLFFSGLFVAYFVFRSWHPEAFAAGSSQLDRVMGTANTVVLLFSSLTAALAVRSAQLNQRHRTSVYLMITIACACVFMVVKYFEYSHKFHLGLLPGRAFHPHDLPAGVVLPPDTSIFFSIYFMMTGLHGLHVVIGIGILVWLLIRNMRGDFSHRYFTPVDISALYWHLVDLVWIYLFPLLYLMD, from the coding sequence ATGACATCGACCCCGGCTCCGCACACCGATGCGCACCCCAAATTCTTACAGCATCATTTCGATACCCCGGCTCAGCAATTTGATACCGCCAAGCTCGGCATGTGGCTATTTCTCACGCAGGAGGTCTTGTTCTTCAGCGGGCTCTTCGTAGCGTATTTCGTGTTTCGCTCCTGGCACCCTGAAGCGTTTGCCGCTGGATCTTCGCAGCTCGACCGCGTCATGGGAACGGCCAATACGGTGGTCCTGCTCTTTAGCAGTCTCACCGCCGCTTTGGCCGTCCGATCAGCTCAGCTGAACCAACGACACCGGACCTCTGTTTACCTGATGATCACTATCGCATGCGCATGTGTGTTTATGGTCGTCAAATACTTCGAGTACTCGCACAAGTTTCATCTTGGCCTGCTTCCGGGGCGCGCCTTTCATCCTCATGATCTTCCGGCTGGGGTGGTCTTGCCTCCCGATACCAGTATTTTCTTCTCGATCTACTTCATGATGACGGGGCTTCACGGCCTGCACGTGGTGATTGGAATCGGGATTCTCGTGTGGCTTTTGATCCGCAACATGCGTGGCGATTTCAGCCATCGTTATTTTACGCCAGTCGACATTTCGGCGTTATATTGGCATTTGGTGGATCTGGTTTGGATTTACCTGTTTCCATTACTGTATCTTATGGATTAG
- a CDS encoding ABC transporter permease, with translation MDGRGWRRFRKNKGAILGAFLVVSVSGLAFLGPYFAPFDPNHQFRDQGLDDRGAPVGPNETFLLGADPIGRDELSRLLHGGKVSMQVAFFATLLATFIGLFVGVVSGYFGGAIDVVSMRGVDVLLSLPFLIIAITIKRVIAVPELWTMYVLLGVLSWTTLARIVRAQTMQIKTQEFISAARALGLSPARTLLRHIVPNVWGPTIVVATTMVAQMIIVESAMSFLGLGVEPPKASWGSMLHDAQEMMAHFPRLVLYPGLLILATVFGFNLLGEGLRDAVDPKG, from the coding sequence ATGGATGGGAGAGGATGGCGGCGTTTTCGCAAGAACAAAGGTGCGATATTGGGTGCGTTTTTGGTCGTTTCCGTCAGCGGGCTCGCTTTCCTTGGCCCCTATTTTGCGCCCTTTGATCCTAACCACCAGTTTCGCGATCAGGGCCTCGATGACCGGGGCGCTCCGGTCGGCCCCAACGAAACCTTCCTTCTGGGCGCCGACCCGATTGGGCGCGACGAGCTGTCAAGGCTTCTCCACGGAGGCAAGGTATCGATGCAAGTGGCCTTCTTTGCCACTCTCTTAGCCACATTCATCGGGCTATTTGTGGGTGTTGTGTCGGGCTATTTCGGCGGCGCAATCGATGTTGTAAGTATGCGCGGCGTTGACGTATTGCTGTCGCTCCCGTTTCTAATTATTGCCATCACCATAAAACGCGTCATCGCAGTGCCTGAGCTGTGGACCATGTACGTGCTCTTAGGCGTTCTGTCGTGGACGACGCTGGCCCGTATCGTACGCGCTCAGACCATGCAGATCAAAACACAGGAATTCATTTCAGCCGCACGTGCGCTTGGACTTTCCCCCGCCCGTACGCTCCTGCGACATATCGTTCCCAACGTGTGGGGTCCTACGATTGTCGTTGCGACCACCATGGTGGCGCAAATGATCATAGTGGAATCCGCCATGTCCTTCCTTGGATTGGGTGTTGAGCCCCCTAAGGCGAGCTGGGGATCGATGTTGCACGATGCGCAGGAAATGATGGCACACTTCCCTAGACTGGTGCTGTATCCGGGACTTCTCATTCTAGCGACCGTGTTCGGCTTCAACCTGCTCGGCGAAGGCCTTAGAGATGCGGTTGATCCAAAGGGTTAG